From Streptosporangiales bacterium:
AGCACGCCGCCGGCCAGCGCGTGGCCGAGTGACATGTCGCGGCGCAGCGGTCCCAGCCGCACCGTGATCTGCCGGCCGTGCAACCACCGGCTCGACGACCAGTCGCGGCGGTCCCACACCAGCGCCAGCGTCGCCAACGGCGCCACCATGCCCGCCACGAAGGTGAGGCTCACCGCCAGCGCCGCGGCGAACGAGGCGGTAGCCCCGGACAACACCGCCACCCCGGCCAGCACCGGCGCACAGCACGCACTCGCGGCGCCGGAGAACACGCCCAGCACGTACGCCGACCCGAGGCCCCGGCCCGCGGGACGGGCGCTCGACATCGGCAGTCGCGGCCGCCACCCCGCCAGCATCGCGACGCCACCCGCCGCCATCGCGACACCCCCGACGGCGAACAGCACCAGGTGATACCCGGAGAGCGCCGCGCTGATCGCGCTCGCACCCAACCCGATCGGGA
This genomic window contains:
- a CDS encoding cytochrome c biogenesis protein CcdA, giving the protein MHEVVFGTTLLASFAGGVVALLAPCCVSVMVSAYLAAGFRRRRGVVAATLVFAGGVATLIVPIGLGASAISAALSGYHLVLFAVGGVAMAAGGVAMLAGWRPRLPMSSARPAGRGLGSAYVLGVFSGAASACCAPVLAGVAVLSGATASFAAALAVSLTFVAGMVAPLATLALVWDRRDWSSSRWLHGRQITVRLGPLRRDMSLGHALAGGVLVAMGALTVVLAFTGPSMPNSGWRVTLAADLQHVARAR